From the genome of Ralstonia pickettii, one region includes:
- a CDS encoding cell wall hydrolase, with the protein MALNIYHEGRGEPTAGQMAIALTTMNRAAHDSSKVCEVVMAKKQFSWTNRLVTRRKDGWVIEHAAMPRDQQAWRKARVIATLALKGRLADFTRGATHYHAKSVSPAWSKKMPRTFAYGNHVFYRHV; encoded by the coding sequence ATGGCCCTCAACATTTACCACGAGGGGCGAGGGGAGCCGACCGCCGGACAGATGGCGATCGCTCTGACGACGATGAACCGCGCCGCGCATGACAGCAGCAAGGTCTGCGAGGTGGTGATGGCCAAGAAGCAGTTTTCCTGGACCAATCGGCTCGTCACACGCCGCAAGGACGGCTGGGTGATTGAGCACGCCGCGATGCCGCGTGACCAGCAAGCCTGGCGCAAGGCCCGCGTGATCGCCACGCTGGCGCTCAAGGGCCGCCTCGCAGACTTCACGCGCGGCGCCACCCACTACCACGCCAAGTCGGTTTCGCCGGCCTGGAGCAAGAAGATGCCGCGCACGTTCGCATACGGCAACCACGTTTTCTATCGGCACGTCTGA
- a CDS encoding 5'-3' exonuclease family protein, protein MSKTLLIDANSIGYACHSSTKLTAGGMQTQAVFGFVRTMRELRREYPKHTPMVLWDGRAEWRFKLHPLYKSNRDNDPKKVAMKEAYAEQRPYIARALKHLGIRQVTALQHEADDMAGYFVAELTKNPENEVVLITGDEDWIQLVRRNVTWRDMRNDDKKVSLANLFDKTGYKTPYAFLEGKCLQGDTSDVISGVGKIGEKGAPEFLAQFGTVREFWRRVDSGEFTLKYVAHKNLASPEGRAIFARNLKLMQLLKVQKPAKEDMRVEIGKVDDEAFQALCEELAFSSILKNVPLFTSIFK, encoded by the coding sequence ATGAGCAAGACCCTTTTGATCGACGCCAACTCGATCGGTTACGCCTGCCACAGCAGCACCAAGCTGACTGCTGGCGGCATGCAGACCCAGGCGGTTTTCGGTTTCGTCCGCACGATGCGCGAACTGCGCCGCGAATATCCAAAGCACACGCCGATGGTTCTCTGGGACGGTCGGGCCGAGTGGCGCTTCAAGCTGCACCCGCTCTACAAGTCCAACCGCGACAACGACCCGAAAAAGGTCGCCATGAAGGAAGCGTATGCCGAGCAGCGCCCCTACATCGCTCGCGCCCTCAAGCATCTGGGCATCCGTCAGGTAACGGCGCTCCAGCATGAAGCTGACGACATGGCGGGCTACTTCGTCGCGGAGCTGACCAAGAACCCCGAGAACGAAGTCGTCCTGATCACAGGCGACGAGGACTGGATTCAATTGGTCCGCCGCAACGTCACCTGGCGTGACATGCGCAACGACGACAAGAAGGTCAGCCTCGCCAACCTGTTCGACAAGACTGGCTACAAGACGCCCTACGCCTTCCTCGAAGGCAAGTGCTTGCAGGGCGATACGTCTGACGTGATCAGTGGCGTGGGCAAGATCGGCGAGAAGGGCGCACCGGAGTTCCTGGCGCAATTCGGCACCGTGCGCGAGTTCTGGCGCCGCGTCGATTCCGGCGAGTTCACGCTGAAGTATGTGGCGCACAAGAACCTGGCGTCGCCCGAAGGCCGCGCGATCTTTGCCCGCAACCTCAAGCTGATGCAGCTCCTCAAGGTCCAGAAGCCGGCGAAAGAGGACATGCGCGTCGAAATCGGCAAGGTCGACGACGAAGCCTTCCAGGCGCTCTGCGAAGAGCTTGCCTTCAGCTCGATCCTCAAGAACGTGCCGCTGTTCACATCCATCTTCAAGTAA
- a CDS encoding AAA family ATPase: MDFKTLHIRNFLTVGEAKLELDNRGLLLIQGVNNDDPSASSNGAGKSSIVDALCWALYGVTARDVTGDAVINETAGKDCRVTVVIEDGADTYEITRGRKDKAIKNALIVKNLTTGVDLSKGTDKETQEVVNTIMGCSLDVFCAAVYAGQEKMPDLPGMTDKQLKLLIEEAAGVEVLSDAYTEARARATAADNLFKIASSAVSARKAHLANCETELANAESSKTVFENERKDRARAELEKVKPIEAELERLKALLDGHAPRADVEAGIAEVDKSLAALKAEQDQLIALNAAATTAQTALTRKSAEFTAGKRRLDQATAALADIESQVGKPCGECGKPYCEHDLETAKQARAKSIEEIKRELLPVAAEVRALQEAAKQRADEAEAFKRSMTDPSALAAKRRDLTTVLGAIDSTARGIESKEAERQRIRDAAKAHLTAPNPWDKIVSDRRDARQHYENLLKKEEEELVQAEKAKAIADSVVQVFGPAGVRAHILDTVTPFLNDQTADYLGVLSDGVLHATWNTLAKTAKGDLKEKFNIEVTNDKGGKSFAGQSGGQKRKVRLATAMALQDMVASRASKPINLFVADEVDHALDEAGLERLMTVMERKARERGTVLVISHNSLSDWIDNVIVAELNGGITTVTGATERGAV; encoded by the coding sequence ATGGACTTCAAGACACTGCACATTCGCAACTTCCTCACCGTCGGGGAAGCCAAGCTGGAGCTGGACAATCGCGGCCTGCTGCTGATCCAGGGCGTGAACAACGACGACCCGTCGGCATCGAGCAATGGCGCCGGCAAGTCGTCCATTGTCGACGCGCTGTGTTGGGCGCTCTACGGCGTAACGGCGCGCGACGTGACGGGCGATGCCGTGATCAACGAGACGGCCGGCAAGGACTGCCGCGTGACGGTCGTGATCGAGGACGGCGCCGACACCTACGAAATCACACGTGGGCGCAAGGACAAGGCGATCAAGAACGCCCTGATCGTCAAGAACCTGACCACTGGCGTGGACCTCTCGAAGGGCACGGACAAAGAGACGCAGGAGGTGGTGAACACCATCATGGGCTGCTCGCTGGACGTGTTCTGCGCGGCCGTCTACGCGGGGCAGGAGAAGATGCCGGACCTGCCTGGCATGACCGACAAGCAGTTGAAGCTCCTGATCGAGGAGGCTGCCGGCGTGGAGGTGCTGTCTGACGCCTACACGGAAGCTCGTGCTCGTGCGACAGCCGCAGACAACCTTTTCAAGATCGCCAGTTCGGCAGTGAGCGCCCGCAAGGCGCATCTGGCCAACTGCGAGACCGAGCTGGCGAACGCCGAAAGCTCCAAGACCGTCTTCGAGAACGAACGCAAGGACCGCGCACGCGCGGAGCTGGAGAAGGTCAAGCCGATCGAGGCGGAACTTGAGCGGCTCAAGGCGCTGCTCGATGGCCATGCGCCCCGCGCAGACGTAGAGGCGGGGATCGCCGAAGTCGACAAGAGCTTGGCGGCGCTCAAGGCCGAGCAGGATCAGCTCATCGCCCTGAACGCAGCGGCCACGACCGCGCAGACGGCGCTCACGCGCAAGAGCGCCGAGTTCACGGCGGGGAAGCGGCGCCTGGATCAGGCCACCGCAGCGCTGGCGGACATTGAGTCGCAAGTGGGCAAGCCGTGCGGCGAGTGCGGCAAGCCGTATTGCGAGCACGATCTGGAGACGGCCAAGCAGGCGCGCGCCAAGAGCATCGAGGAAATCAAGCGCGAACTGCTGCCGGTGGCGGCCGAAGTGCGCGCCTTGCAGGAGGCCGCGAAACAGCGCGCAGACGAAGCCGAAGCGTTCAAGCGGTCGATGACCGACCCGAGCGCACTGGCTGCGAAGCGACGCGATCTGACAACCGTCCTGGGCGCGATCGACTCGACGGCGCGCGGTATCGAGAGCAAAGAAGCCGAGCGCCAGCGCATTCGTGACGCGGCGAAGGCTCACCTGACCGCGCCGAACCCCTGGGACAAGATCGTCTCGGATCGGCGTGACGCCCGCCAGCACTACGAGAACCTGCTGAAGAAGGAAGAGGAGGAGTTGGTCCAGGCAGAGAAGGCGAAGGCGATCGCCGACTCGGTGGTGCAGGTGTTCGGCCCCGCCGGCGTGCGTGCGCACATCCTGGACACGGTGACGCCGTTCCTGAACGACCAGACTGCCGACTACCTGGGCGTCCTGTCCGACGGCGTGCTGCACGCCACCTGGAACACGCTGGCCAAGACGGCGAAGGGCGACCTCAAGGAGAAGTTCAACATCGAAGTCACCAACGACAAGGGCGGCAAGAGCTTCGCCGGCCAGTCGGGCGGTCAGAAGCGCAAGGTCCGTCTGGCGACGGCGATGGCGCTGCAAGACATGGTGGCCAGCCGCGCGTCCAAGCCGATCAACCTGTTCGTGGCCGACGAAGTGGACCACGCGCTCGATGAAGCCGGCCTGGAGCGCCTGATGACGGTCATGGAGCGCAAGGCGCGTGAGCGGGGCACCGTGCTCGTGATCAGCCACAACTCGCTCTCGGACTGGATCGACAACGTGATCGTCGCCGAGCTGAACGGAGGCATCACGACCGTTACAGGGGCAACCGAGCGTGGCGCAGTCTAA
- a CDS encoding type II toxin-antitoxin system HicA family toxin, with the protein MATKRYSRDRVIDKVCRLLVKQGWVEKSNNRHLRLADPTGKMVVTVPGSPSDHRAVQNWLHQLRRTVGFDVVPA; encoded by the coding sequence ATGGCAACAAAGCGCTACTCCAGGGACCGCGTAATCGACAAGGTTTGCCGCCTGTTGGTCAAGCAGGGCTGGGTCGAAAAGTCGAACAACCGGCACTTACGCCTCGCAGACCCGACCGGCAAGATGGTCGTGACGGTCCCAGGCTCGCCATCAGACCACCGCGCCGTGCAGAACTGGCTGCACCAGCTGCGGCGCACGGTGGGCTTCGACGTTGTTCCGGCTTGA
- a CDS encoding metallophosphoesterase family protein, producing MKPYGIISDTHHHPWSAFSTVLPSGVNSRLQQTLDETKRCAEEVRKAGGNYIAHAGDLFHVRGSIAPSVLNPTLDCYGEIIKSGINIVILAGNHDLEGKEALRVSSAITALEGVGCKVINSWEAGLAATDHVAMIPWNPSIEGLKKQIEDIDPADRAGCDLILHAPVDGVIPGLPDHGLSAEYLAKLGFRRVFAGHYHHHKEFEGGVYSVGSLTPQTWSDVGKKSGFLIVYEDRVRWMKSHAPEFVEIDSTTDPADIPMLVDGNYVKATIRTANVAEVESLRAYLIDSGAQGVVLNVQKDATAPTRSGAVIRSGVTLDQSVQDYIAASSLPDAAAVAKACQDVLTTVRSVS from the coding sequence ATGAAGCCATACGGCATCATCAGCGACACGCATCACCATCCCTGGTCCGCGTTCTCGACCGTTCTGCCGTCCGGCGTGAACAGCCGGCTCCAGCAAACGCTGGACGAGACCAAGCGCTGCGCAGAGGAAGTGCGCAAAGCCGGCGGCAACTACATCGCCCACGCCGGCGACCTGTTCCATGTGCGCGGCTCGATCGCGCCGAGCGTCCTGAACCCGACGCTGGACTGCTACGGCGAAATCATCAAGAGCGGCATCAACATCGTCATCCTGGCCGGCAACCACGACCTCGAGGGCAAGGAAGCGCTGCGCGTGTCGAGCGCCATCACTGCGCTGGAAGGGGTGGGGTGCAAGGTGATCAACAGCTGGGAGGCGGGCCTCGCCGCGACCGACCACGTGGCCATGATCCCCTGGAACCCCTCCATCGAAGGTTTGAAGAAGCAGATCGAGGACATTGACCCCGCTGACCGCGCTGGCTGTGACCTGATCCTGCACGCGCCGGTCGACGGCGTGATCCCCGGTCTGCCTGACCACGGTCTGAGCGCCGAATACCTGGCCAAGCTGGGCTTTCGCCGCGTCTTCGCTGGGCACTACCACCACCACAAGGAGTTCGAGGGTGGCGTCTACAGCGTCGGCAGCCTGACGCCGCAGACGTGGAGCGATGTGGGCAAGAAGTCCGGTTTCCTGATCGTCTACGAGGACCGCGTGCGCTGGATGAAGTCGCACGCCCCCGAGTTCGTGGAGATCGACAGCACGACCGACCCTGCCGACATTCCCATGCTGGTGGACGGCAACTACGTGAAGGCGACCATTCGCACCGCCAACGTTGCGGAAGTGGAGTCGCTGCGTGCTTACCTGATCGACAGCGGCGCACAGGGCGTGGTGCTGAACGTGCAGAAGGACGCCACCGCACCGACCCGTAGCGGCGCAGTGATCCGCTCCGGCGTGACGCTGGACCAGAGCGTGCAGGACTACATCGCTGCCAGTTCGCTCCCCGACGCGGCCGCCGTCGCAAAGGCGTGTCAGGACGTGCTCACCACCGTGCGGAGCGTGTCGTGA
- a CDS encoding exodeoxyribonuclease X C-terminal domain-containing protein, whose amino-acid sequence MSDGNTLDDVLHFGKHKGSTIRNVLQVEPTYLAWLRDKTAEEKAQCFFDQEANDQIDNALRNMKGRRGSNRQRIWSDNPPPQIADRLKAQAAAQEAARTREEEERAALAAQAAIEAAQARDMAYAHEWGAW is encoded by the coding sequence ATGAGTGACGGCAATACCCTCGACGACGTTCTGCACTTTGGCAAACACAAGGGCTCGACCATCAGGAACGTCCTGCAAGTCGAGCCCACCTATCTGGCCTGGTTGCGCGACAAGACTGCGGAGGAAAAGGCGCAGTGCTTTTTCGACCAAGAGGCCAACGACCAGATCGACAACGCGCTCCGCAACATGAAGGGGCGCCGGGGTAGCAACAGGCAACGCATCTGGTCGGACAATCCCCCGCCGCAAATCGCTGACAGGCTCAAGGCCCAGGCCGCCGCTCAGGAGGCGGCACGCACTCGTGAGGAAGAGGAGCGTGCCGCTCTGGCAGCCCAGGCGGCGATCGAGGCTGCCCAGGCTCGAGACATGGCCTACGCTCACGAGTGGGGTGCATGGTGA